TGTGAGTTACTTTTTTTGAATTCGAACGTCGCTGCTGggttgtccaaaaaaaaaaaaaaaaaaaaaagaacgtcTCTGCTGGGAAGACAATAAGATGGAGTATTTTTTTGCTAGTGTTCTGAgactatttctttttaatgccacgagagaaaaaaaaatctccaactaTTAGACTTATGGACAAATTTAGCCCTGTCAATTTTCATTAGATATTACTCTCAAATTACTTAATTAAATAACACATGACAATTGATAGGAGTACTAATTAACAGATGTACTAATTAATagttttacttttcatttgtcACATGTTcactaatttgtgatttttcatagtattaatctattttaatggaaattaatagagagaaaatttattacaaaatatattagtttaggatttttaatattctttcatttttagaCAATGACATTACATGTGATTGTACGTTTACTTGATGAGCGCATGGACTTTAATTAAATCGactatcttaattttttaaacatgttACTAAAAATGTGATTTGCTTTTACTAAAAATATACGAAAAGCGTTCATTTGgtgtttgctttcttgaaaagaaTTCATATAGTGGTaataatgaggaaaaaaaatctagtaATAATTTTGTCCTCCAATTTAAAATGATTAATATATTATGACGTTGTGCTATAATCGCTACTATGGAAAAAATGTGCACATGAAAAGTGTATCTCACAAATgtaatttctataatttttgaaattacttttaaatgatttttttgattaaataaaatttcatcttGGATGGTCCACCCCAACTCTCCTCCCTCGCTAAGAAGACCGATACGCGATACGGACACGCAATACGACACGATACGTCAACACGTCGTTTCTAAAAATGAGAATTCCGACATTCatgacacgttgtatattaaattaatatttttatttttaattaatttgatttcaaattcataaataaataattaattaaaaaatagcctataataaatttacactaataatattaataagtcaattcatttgaaatttgaaagatatattcataattaatgtgaaacatgtttttaattttaacaaaatttattgatgaaactaataattaataaaaattataatcaatttatttaaataaattcataattttctataaTGACCAAAacttatcattatttaaaattcaataattttatttttcgaaattattttttaatttcatttatttaattttcaggttaaaaaaattcccaaaatccACCCCTTATTTCCATCGTCCTTTTCCCTccaccccaaatttatttctttttccctccccaCCACTTGACAATGACAGGTAAGCTGTCACTTCCCCTCCCTCTCACACCATCacatctcctttcttttttttcttttttgggtttctttataaaaaaaccTAGCGAGCCCTCCTCATATTCCTCATTGCCGCTCGCCGCACAAccccttccctcctctcctcttcctctcgacccttctcctccttctcctctccgCACGatccccttcctctcctcttcctcttgatccttctcctcctccttctcgtcCCGATCCATCGCAACAGTGACGGCCCTCGCCGCTCTCTctagccgtctctcgccgtcgcggtggtccGTTCATGGCTTCGTCTCACCGGCAGGAgcttgctttctctttcttctttctctctgttcggCTCTTTCTCTAGCCATCTCTCACCGTcgcggtggtccgttcgtggattcgtctcgccggcgctcgcggcctctgctccctcgccctccctcgcctccaccctccatcagtcTTCCGGACAATGGAGTAGCTTCATAACTCCCTCGTCTCTTTCCCCCGCCccaaatttttcacttttttttttcctcccgcACCACCACCCTGacacttccccctccctcctgtcacttccccctccctctccaACAGCCGAGTATTTTACTGGGGAAGCCAATGGAGTAGCTTTCGTTTTAAGATCTCGAACCTTCATTTTCACGAGAACCTGCCTTGTTTTGCCAAATTCtgatggcttcttcttctttgaaacGTAAAAGAAGTTACGATGTCTTCTTAAGTTTCAGGGGTACTGACGTTCGCAATAACTTCCTCAGTCATCTCTATACAGCTCTATACCAGAATGGTATATCCACTTACATCGACAGCGAGGAAATGAGGAAAGGAGATCAAATACGGCCAGCACTTATGAAGGCAATTGAGGAATCGCAATTTGCGATCATCATTTTCTCCAAGGACTACGCGTCTTCGTCATGGTGTTTGGAAGAGGTAGCGAAAATCATGGAGTGCAAGACACAGAAGGACCTGATTGTGTTGCCagtgttttacaaagtggaaccaaGAGAAGTGAGATGGGGTAGAGGGAGTTATGGGAGAGATATGGCTAAACATGAGTCTGATTTCGGGAAAGATTCGCacaaagtgaagagatggaagaaggcTCTTTTTGATGCCAGTGAATTGTCTGGGTGGACCTTGAATGACGAGTAAGTGTTAATTGATGTGTTGCACTGCTTTGTTCCTGTTTTTTATCTACTTAGTCACATCCTCACTCTGTTTTCATGGAACTTAATCATTTCTTTGAATTGCTGAATCAATATGTCAAGTACTATTCCGGTTTTTTTTCAGAGTTGAAGCGGAGCTTATAAAGGAAATTGTGAGCAAGATCTCTATGCAGATTGACCAAAGACCCATACATGTTGCTGAGCATCTGATTGGGATACATCCTCGACTGATAGAGCTGAATTCAATGTTAAAACTCGGGTCTGATGAGGATGTTCGCATGATAGGATTATGGGGACTGGGAGGCATAGGGAAGACAACTTTAGGTTTAGCCGTGTACAATAATATTTCTAGGCAATTTGAGGCTTCATGTTTTTTGGCGGATGTTTGCAAAGCTTTGGAAGGTCCCAAGGATCTAGCTGCTTTGCAAAAACAATTGTTGTCTGACATATTACCGGGACGAAGGTTAGTGGTGTCTAATGTTCATATAGGTATTAGTTTAATGCAAAATAACCTTTACCGCAAGAAAGTTCTCCTTGTTCTTGACAATGTCACTGACAGAAGTCAGTTAGATGCTTTAGCTGGAAATCTGGAGTGGTTTGGTGCAGGAAGCAGGATCATCATTATAACGAGAGATAAGCATTTGCTAATTTCTCATAGGATAGATGAAGATTATATCTATGAAGTTAAACCTCTAGAGAATTGCGATGCTTTTGAACTTCTCCGTAGACATGCTTTTCCGAGTAACAACAGTATAAGGAGGGATCTTGTGGATAAGGTTTTGCATTATGCTAATGGACATCCTTTAACACTTAAGGAATTGGGTTGTTCCCTGTATTGCAGAAGTGAACGTGAGTGGGAAAGTTCACTGCGTATTCTCgctaaaattcttaaaaaaaccAGCAATGATACTTTTAAGTGGAGTTACGATGGACTTGATGACAATGCAAAGGAAATCTGCCTTGATATTGCCTGTTTCTTCACGGGGTACTCTAAAGAGTATATTATGAAAGTTCTTGACTCCTGCGACTTTGAATCTACTATTGGAGTAGAAGTTCTTGTTGAGAAGTCCTGGGTAACTGAAGAGAGTGAGACCCTACAGATGTGTAACATGATTCAATTGATGGGCATGGATATCATTAGACAAGAATATCCCAATGATCCCGGAAGACGTAGCAGGTTATggctttttgatgattttcgtAATATTCTGTCAAGGCATTTGGTAAGATTTGTTGGTATTGATATTGATTTTGCTCTCATTGTTTAATTCTGTATATTAATTGCACTGCAAATTCTATAAATACAGGTAACAGATGCATTACAGTCGATAGTTTTAATTTTACCTGAGCCAGAGAAGATAAACATAGGTCCTAATGGTCTCACAAATttgagaaggttgaagaagctCATCATGAAGAATGTGCATAACTCTTTCCAAGATCCTATCTATCTTCCTAATGAGCTAAAATGGTTTGAATGGCCTGAATGTCATCCTTGCATCCCAGAATCTTCCTTTGGTCCTGACGAGTCAGCTCAACTTGATTTGCATGAAAGCAACATCCAAGCACTGAGTAAGCAATTTGAGGTGCGCATTTAACTGAGTAGTCTATTTCCTTATCTTCTGCATATCCATATCTATTTGCATatgaatatgaatatgcatgCGTATTACTGAGAACTTTGAATGCAACAATTACTAACTCTGATGATGCTCGTTAATGTGCTTAAGAAACATCCGCATCTATTTAATAGTTTATATTTGATTAAAGCATTAATTACAGGATGTCGATCTACTACATGAACCAACATAAGTTGAATCCTCCCGTTTTAGGGGAGTATTAAACACTTTCCCATGAGAATCTTGATGTTGATTCGAACAAAATGTATTCAACAAAAAAGTCCAGCCTCGTTTTCAATATATTACAAGTACTGAAACTTGAAAGAACAGTGAACTGAAAGCATCGGTAACTCTTTGAGTACCGAAATTTGGAAGAAAGATTTATCGGTGATATAATTTGACTATTGAATGATGAATGTGCTTACATTTTTAATAAACATAAATGGcgatttaatttttattttttttaaattatagaCTCTGAAAATGTTATTCAAGACTCTATATTGTATACTAAAGATGGGCTGACtagattcttttcaaaattgtgtgtgcaaagagaaaaagatcTCTTGCTTATTTGCCTAATCATTGAAGTGAGTTTGCATTAAATGCTTTTGATTGAGCCTCCCATTGTTCTCTCCAAGAGTATGTGGCCAAAAATGAAATGACATGTAGAAAGTGTAGTGAAGAATTTCTATAGGAAGCTAGTCTTACTTAAATTGGCCCAAGCTTGACAACTCTCAAACAATGACAAAAAGGTCCCATGTCTCTTTCGGTCATGCTAATCTAATCGACGATTTCCGACAAGTATCTCTTTATATTTAGAGCGAAGAAAGAAGCAAACCTGCCAGAATTTTAATGGAtgacaagttcaatttcaaatatAGTTGGGGCTTTTCATCCAAGGAATCTCTATATTTAGTTCCCAATATGTAACTTGTTCCCCTCATTTCCTTTCAATTGAGACATCGGTCAATGCCTTCAATCTATTTCATCATGAAGTAAGAAATCACGGGACAGAAAGCGACTCTCCTCATCCCCTTGTTGGGGCGTCCTCTCGCCTAGCAATAGAACAGCTAGGGAAATAGAATAATCATCCAATTCTATCTCTCGCTTTTGGAAGCAAGGCTTGTGGAGTGCGATTCCATGGAAGAGCCTTTACTCTATAGATATGCTAGGGCCGCTAGGTCTATAGCACTTGAGCCTTCTTCTCATGAAAATTCCACACAAAAGCTTGCTCTCCTTTTCCACAGCAATCGATGACACAGGGTGAAGAATTCAACAAAATCAAGGAAAGTTATTAAGAGAGAGGCGTTTACATCATTACCtgatgctttcatttttttttcaattcgtATTGTTTCACATGCTCGAAATATTGCATAtacatatattattattaaataaaaattgcaatattATGTCTTATGATTACTTTTAATTAGAAGATAAATCTACATTATGAGGTTTGGATTAACTATATAAAGTTTCACATAATCTCCAGtgcagaaattgatttatgtggatatttattttgttattattttcttcatatatcAAATTTCTCTTGCGAAAATTCACTTTGGTATCAACATTTAAAACAATACAAATGCACGGGCATCTTACTAGTTTTCTATAAAACATTCGTAAGTTTAACCTATAGGTAAGTTACttaaaaattttggtaaattattaaattagttggtaatttaaaaCTATCTAGTAACCGTAGATACTTTCTCAAATGTTGTAGTTAATTTACCAATTCATTACTTCGGTCAAAGTTTTGTTAGCAACAGAATTTGATGGTTAGAAACGTCTTTCACCTTTTACCAAAGATGTAACAAAGTGATCCAATTTTTACTCTACCGAATAGCGAGAATCG
This region of Eucalyptus grandis isolate ANBG69807.140 chromosome 8, ASM1654582v1, whole genome shotgun sequence genomic DNA includes:
- the LOC104416829 gene encoding disease resistance protein RUN1-like, whose translation is MASSSLKRKRSYDVFLSFRGTDVRNNFLSHLYTALYQNGISTYIDSEEMRKGDQIRPALMKAIEESQFAIIIFSKDYASSSWCLEEVAKIMECKTQKDLIVLPVFYKVEPREVRWGRGSYGRDMAKHESDFGKDSHKVKRWKKALFDASELSGWTLNDEVEAELIKEIVSKISMQIDQRPIHVAEHLIGIHPRLIELNSMLKLGSDEDVRMIGLWGLGGIGKTTLGLAVYNNISRQFEASCFLADVCKALEGPKDLAALQKQLLSDILPGRRLVVSNVHIGISLMQNNLYRKKVLLVLDNVTDRSQLDALAGNLEWFGAGSRIIIITRDKHLLISHRIDEDYIYEVKPLENCDAFELLRRHAFPSNNSIRRDLVDKVLHYANGHPLTLKELGCSLYCRSEREWESSLRILAKILKKTSNDTFKWSYDGLDDNAKEICLDIACFFTGYSKEYIMKVLDSCDFESTIGVEVLVEKSWVTEESETLQMCNMIQLMGMDIIRQEYPNDPGRRSRLWLFDDFRNILSRHLVTDALQSIVLILPEPEKINIGPNGLTNLRRLKKLIMKNVHNSFQDPIYLPNELKWFEWPECHPCIPESSFGPDESAQLDLHESNIQALSKQFEVRI